The following are encoded together in the Falsiruegeria litorea R37 genome:
- a CDS encoding indolepyruvate ferredoxin oxidoreductase family protein, with translation MSQHEISLNDRFDLNKKQVLLNGTQALVRLMLMQKARDEAAGHNTAGLVTGYRGSPLGAVDMQMNRAAKQLAEADVTFQYGLNEDLAATALWGSQQAGLRGDGKYDGVFGLWYGKGPGVDRSGDAIRHANMAGTAPLGGVVMAMGDDHTGESSTVLHQSEWALMDAYMPIVSPAGVQEILDYGLYGMALSRFSGLWVGLKTMKDTIEVTSVVDGDPNRMQIVTPEFDMPEGGLNIRLVDDRTPQEARIIDHKRFAAEAFSHANKMDKRVWGKAGAKIGFVAAGKNWLDLVHAMALLNIDETEAERLGITTYKVGQVFPLDMKGFHDWAEGLDLIVVVEEKRKLIEVQIKEAIFDDRRGRRVWGWHKGGGAGSMHGPELFPTRGALDPIMIAEKLGTILIEEGHDTDGVRAGLQALDDARRSDNAQEIAARLPYFCSGCPHNTGTKVPDGSRAYAGIGCHFMVQWMDRETLGYTHMGGEGANWIGEAPFSTTDHVFQNLGDGTYNHSGVQAIRAALAAGTNITYKILYNDAVAMTGGQDNEGGLSAERIVAEVKAMGVTHVAVVYDEKEDVNFKALPAGIETHERAELMNVQEKFREIEGVSAIVYIQTCAAEKRRRRKRGTFPDPDKRVFINTDICEGCGDCGVQSNCVSIVPKETELGRKRAIDQSSCNKDFSCVKGFCPSFVTLEGAKLRKEATTEIDLPDLPMPEVPTINGTHNVVITGVGGTGVVTIGAVLAQAAQIDGKGAGMMEMAGLAQKGGAVHIHCRLANDPDDISAIRVATGECDALIGGDLVVSAGAKTIGLLRNETAGAVVNSHEIITGDFTRNTEFQIPSDRLELALEARLKDRLALFDASDLARAVMGDSIFSNMMVFGAAWQRGLLPLSHDAIMAAIELNGAAVERNKRAFEIGRWAVLHPDQVAKVLTPNVVELPKSLDEKTAYRMDHLTAYQSKRLAKRYAKMLDGIEDAELKEAVALGYHKLLSYKDEYEVARLLLDSRNKAAAEFDGDLKMTLHLAPPILGGTGPDGRPKKREFGEWMLGPMKLLSRMKGLRGTPLDIFGYTSERKMERALIRQYEKDMKDALAKLSPETKDAVCALARLPLDIRGFGPVKMQNEAKAAKRREELLAAIRQGGADLKQAAE, from the coding sequence ATGAGTCAGCACGAAATTTCGCTGAACGACCGCTTTGACCTGAACAAGAAACAGGTCCTGCTGAACGGCACACAGGCGCTGGTGCGCTTGATGCTGATGCAAAAGGCGCGGGACGAGGCGGCAGGCCACAATACGGCAGGGCTGGTGACGGGCTATCGCGGCTCGCCTCTTGGTGCCGTCGACATGCAGATGAACCGCGCCGCCAAGCAATTGGCCGAGGCGGATGTCACGTTTCAATATGGTCTGAACGAGGATCTGGCAGCCACTGCGCTTTGGGGGTCGCAACAGGCGGGTTTGCGTGGCGACGGCAAATACGACGGCGTCTTTGGCCTTTGGTACGGAAAAGGGCCCGGTGTTGACCGGTCCGGCGACGCGATCCGGCACGCAAACATGGCAGGCACCGCCCCGTTGGGCGGTGTGGTCATGGCTATGGGCGATGACCACACCGGCGAAAGCTCGACCGTGTTGCATCAGTCGGAATGGGCCTTGATGGATGCCTATATGCCGATTGTCAGCCCTGCAGGTGTGCAGGAGATCCTGGATTACGGCCTTTATGGCATGGCGTTGTCGCGGTTTTCGGGCCTGTGGGTGGGCCTGAAGACGATGAAAGACACGATCGAGGTCACATCCGTGGTCGATGGCGACCCGAACCGGATGCAGATCGTCACGCCCGAGTTTGACATGCCCGAGGGTGGGCTGAACATCCGTCTGGTGGACGACCGCACCCCGCAAGAGGCACGGATCATCGATCACAAACGCTTTGCGGCCGAGGCATTCAGCCATGCCAACAAGATGGACAAACGTGTCTGGGGCAAAGCCGGGGCCAAGATCGGTTTTGTTGCGGCTGGCAAGAACTGGCTGGATCTGGTCCATGCCATGGCTTTGCTCAACATTGACGAGACCGAGGCCGAGCGGCTTGGGATCACGACCTATAAAGTCGGGCAGGTGTTCCCGCTGGATATGAAGGGGTTCCATGATTGGGCCGAAGGTCTCGACCTGATCGTTGTGGTCGAGGAAAAACGCAAGCTGATCGAGGTGCAGATCAAGGAGGCGATCTTTGATGACCGCCGGGGTCGGCGTGTCTGGGGTTGGCACAAAGGTGGCGGCGCGGGGTCGATGCATGGGCCCGAGCTGTTCCCGACCCGTGGTGCGCTTGATCCGATCATGATCGCCGAGAAGCTGGGCACTATCCTGATCGAAGAGGGGCACGACACGGACGGCGTTCGCGCCGGGCTGCAGGCTTTGGATGACGCGCGCCGGTCGGACAATGCGCAAGAGATCGCAGCGCGCCTGCCGTATTTCTGCTCGGGCTGCCCGCATAACACCGGGACCAAGGTGCCGGACGGCAGCCGCGCCTATGCCGGCATTGGCTGCCATTTCATGGTGCAGTGGATGGACCGCGAGACGCTTGGCTATACCCATATGGGCGGTGAAGGGGCGAACTGGATCGGCGAGGCGCCGTTTTCAACCACCGATCACGTGTTCCAGAACCTGGGCGACGGGACTTACAACCATTCGGGTGTCCAGGCGATCCGTGCTGCCTTGGCCGCCGGAACGAACATCACTTACAAGATCCTGTACAATGATGCCGTCGCGATGACGGGGGGACAGGACAACGAGGGCGGCCTGAGTGCCGAGCGCATCGTGGCCGAAGTCAAGGCAATGGGGGTTACACATGTCGCCGTGGTCTATGACGAGAAAGAAGACGTGAACTTCAAGGCGCTGCCTGCGGGCATCGAGACCCATGAGCGCGCCGAGCTGATGAACGTGCAAGAGAAGTTCCGCGAGATCGAAGGCGTCAGCGCCATCGTGTACATCCAGACCTGCGCCGCCGAAAAACGCCGCCGCCGCAAGCGGGGCACCTTCCCGGACCCGGACAAGCGCGTGTTCATCAACACCGACATCTGCGAGGGCTGCGGTGATTGCGGCGTACAGTCGAACTGTGTCTCGATCGTGCCCAAGGAAACTGAACTGGGCCGCAAGCGGGCAATTGACCAATCCAGCTGCAACAAGGATTTCTCTTGCGTCAAAGGGTTCTGTCCGTCGTTTGTCACGCTAGAGGGCGCCAAGCTGCGCAAGGAAGCCACGACTGAGATTGATTTGCCTGATCTCCCGATGCCAGAGGTGCCGACGATCAATGGCACCCACAATGTGGTGATCACGGGCGTGGGTGGTACCGGTGTCGTGACCATCGGCGCTGTTCTGGCACAGGCCGCGCAAATTGATGGCAAGGGTGCCGGTATGATGGAAATGGCCGGGCTGGCGCAAAAGGGTGGGGCGGTTCATATCCACTGTCGCCTGGCCAATGATCCCGACGACATCAGCGCCATCCGTGTAGCCACCGGTGAATGTGACGCGCTGATCGGTGGTGATCTGGTGGTCAGCGCCGGGGCCAAGACCATCGGTCTGCTGCGCAACGAGACGGCCGGTGCCGTGGTCAACTCTCATGAAATCATCACCGGGGATTTCACCCGTAACACCGAATTCCAGATCCCGTCTGACCGGCTGGAGCTGGCGCTCGAGGCACGTCTGAAAGATCGGCTCGCGCTGTTCGATGCGTCTGATCTGGCGCGCGCTGTGATGGGCGATTCCATCTTCTCGAACATGATGGTCTTTGGCGCGGCTTGGCAGCGCGGTCTGCTTCCACTCAGCCATGACGCGATCATGGCGGCCATTGAGCTGAACGGGGCTGCGGTTGAGCGCAACAAACGCGCGTTCGAAATTGGCCGTTGGGCCGTGCTGCATCCTGATCAAGTGGCCAAGGTGCTGACACCCAATGTGGTCGAGCTGCCCAAGTCACTGGACGAAAAGACTGCCTATCGCATGGATCACCTGACCGCCTATCAGAGCAAGCGATTGGCGAAACGCTATGCCAAGATGCTCGACGGGATCGAAGATGCCGAGCTGAAAGAGGCGGTGGCCTTGGGCTATCACAAGCTCTTGTCCTACAAGGATGAATACGAGGTTGCGCGCCTGCTTCTGGACAGTCGGAACAAGGCCGCGGCCGAGTTTGACGGCGACCTGAAGATGACCCTGCACCTGGCACCGCCGATCCTGGGCGGCACCGGTCCGGATGGGCGCCCCAAGAAGCGCGAGTTCGGGGAATGGATGCTTGGGCCCATGAAGCTGTTGTCGCGCATGAAAGGCCTGCGGGGCACGCCTCTCGACATCTTTGGCTATACATCCGAGCGCAAGATGGAACGCGCACTGATCCGTCAGTATGAAAAGGACATGAAAGATGCGCTGGCCAAGTTAAGCCCAGAAACCAAGGACGCAGTTTGCGCGCTTGCGCGGTTGCCCTTGGATATTCGCGGCTTTGGCCCGGTCAAAATGCAAAACGAAGCCAAGGCTGCCAAACGTCGCGAAGAGCTGCTAGCCGCGATCCGCCAGGGTGGCGCTGACCTGAAGCAGGCGGCTGAGTAA
- a CDS encoding lysophospholipid acyltransferase family protein → MTSRRHIARDISYAHSAATKGGRTVIRLMENSTGRIGLIKRADGYERDVANGRDFWSVMVERYGLSLDVIGGSLSNIPQDGPLILIANHPYGILDGLMMGHILSQTRGDFRILAHRVFRKAEDINRIILPISFDQTKEAMKLNLDTRKTSLNYLGRGGAIGIFPGGTVSTAVKPFGQPMDPGWRGFTARMVGKSNATVVPVYFDGHTSRLFQIASHLHNTLRMGLLIKEFKKRVDTPVKVVVGDPIGRDILDPMAKDSRAMMDFLRKATYELSPKPLKSYDYGYEFEERHRA, encoded by the coding sequence ATGACCTCGCGCCGCCACATCGCTCGCGACATTTCTTACGCTCATTCGGCTGCCACTAAGGGCGGGCGCACTGTCATTCGGCTGATGGAGAACTCCACCGGGCGGATCGGCCTGATCAAGCGAGCGGACGGGTATGAGCGGGACGTGGCAAACGGGCGTGACTTCTGGTCGGTGATGGTCGAGCGTTATGGCCTGTCGTTGGATGTGATCGGCGGATCACTATCGAACATCCCACAGGACGGCCCGCTGATCCTGATTGCAAATCACCCCTATGGCATTCTCGATGGGCTGATGATGGGCCATATCCTGTCGCAAACGCGCGGCGATTTCCGCATTCTGGCGCATCGGGTGTTCCGCAAGGCCGAAGATATCAACCGGATCATCCTGCCGATCTCGTTTGACCAGACGAAAGAGGCGATGAAGCTGAACCTGGACACGCGCAAGACCTCGCTGAACTATCTTGGTCGGGGCGGCGCGATCGGGATCTTTCCGGGGGGCACCGTCAGCACTGCGGTCAAGCCATTTGGTCAGCCTATGGATCCCGGTTGGCGCGGGTTTACTGCGCGAATGGTGGGCAAATCGAACGCCACGGTTGTCCCGGTTTACTTCGACGGCCACACCAGTCGCCTGTTCCAGATCGCCAGCCATCTGCACAACACTCTGCGCATGGGGCTTTTGATCAAAGAGTTCAAAAAGCGCGTCGATACGCCGGTGAAAGTTGTGGTGGGAGACCCCATTGGCCGTGACATTCTGGACCCGATGGCAAAAGATAGCCGCGCGATGATGGATTTCCTGCGCAAAGCCACGTATGAGCTGTCTCCGAAGCCGTTGAAGTCTTACGACTACGGCTATGAGTTTGAGGAACGGCATCGCGCCTAA
- the ccmE gene encoding cytochrome c maturation protein CcmE, protein MKSLKKQRRIQVIILTIVALIVATGLIGYAMRDGINFFRAPSQIMAEPPAPTEVFRIGGLVEEGSIERGEGTVVRFAVTDGGATVPVEFSGVLPDLFAENQGMVGTGKYVNGVFQASEILAKHDETYMPKEVVDALKEQGVYQGQDS, encoded by the coding sequence ATGAAGTCGCTCAAGAAGCAGCGCCGCATCCAGGTGATCATTTTGACCATCGTGGCCCTGATCGTGGCCACCGGGCTGATCGGCTATGCCATGCGCGATGGCATCAACTTCTTCCGCGCGCCCAGCCAGATAATGGCCGAACCACCAGCCCCGACCGAAGTGTTCCGCATCGGCGGCCTGGTCGAGGAAGGAAGCATCGAACGTGGCGAGGGGACGGTTGTACGTTTTGCCGTGACAGATGGCGGGGCAACGGTTCCGGTCGAATTCTCGGGCGTTTTGCCGGACCTGTTTGCCGAGAACCAAGGCATGGTCGGCACTGGAAAATACGTCAACGGTGTCTTTCAGGCCTCTGAAATTCTTGCGAAACATGACGAAACCTATATGCCCAAGGAAGTTGTCGATGCTTTGAAGGAGCAGGGCGTGTATCAAGGCCAGGACAGCTGA
- the argC gene encoding N-acetyl-gamma-glutamyl-phosphate reductase has product MTHKIAILGASGYTGAELVRLIAEHPNMDIVALAAERKAGMSMAQVFPHLRHMNLPDLCKISEIDFSQIDLCFCALPHKTSQEVIRELPKTLKIVDLSADFRLRDPAEYEKWYGNPHVALEQQEEAVYGLTEFYRDDIRSARLVAGTGCNAATGQYVLRPLIAANVIDLDDIILDLKCAVSGAGRSLKENLLHAELSEGYNAYAVGGTHRHLGEFDQEFSKIAGRTVHVQFTPHLVPANRGILATTYVHGDPQSIYETLCHAYENEPFIQMLPFGEAPSTHHVRGSNFCHIGVTADRIERRAIVIGALDNLTKGSSGQALQNANLMLGEDETRGLMMAPLFP; this is encoded by the coding sequence ATGACCCACAAGATCGCAATTCTGGGCGCCAGCGGGTACACCGGCGCCGAACTGGTGCGGCTGATCGCCGAACACCCGAACATGGACATCGTGGCGCTTGCCGCCGAGCGTAAGGCGGGCATGAGCATGGCCCAGGTGTTCCCGCACTTGCGCCACATGAACTTGCCGGATCTGTGCAAGATCAGCGAGATCGATTTCAGCCAGATCGACCTATGTTTCTGCGCCTTGCCGCACAAGACCAGCCAAGAGGTCATTCGCGAGCTGCCCAAGACCCTGAAGATCGTCGACCTGTCGGCGGATTTCCGGCTACGTGACCCGGCGGAGTATGAAAAGTGGTACGGCAACCCGCACGTCGCTTTGGAACAGCAGGAAGAGGCCGTATATGGCCTGACCGAGTTCTATCGTGATGATATCCGGTCGGCGCGGTTGGTGGCTGGTACAGGCTGTAACGCGGCCACGGGTCAGTATGTGCTGCGGCCGCTGATCGCGGCGAATGTGATTGATTTGGACGACATCATTCTGGACCTCAAATGCGCCGTGTCTGGCGCGGGACGGAGCCTGAAGGAAAACCTGCTGCATGCCGAGCTGAGCGAGGGCTATAACGCCTATGCCGTTGGCGGCACCCACCGGCACCTGGGCGAGTTCGATCAGGAGTTTTCAAAGATCGCGGGCCGGACGGTGCATGTGCAGTTCACACCGCATCTGGTTCCTGCAAACCGGGGTATTCTGGCGACAACTTACGTTCACGGTGATCCGCAGAGCATTTATGAGACGCTGTGCCACGCCTACGAAAACGAACCCTTCATCCAGATGTTGCCGTTTGGCGAGGCGCCGTCGACGCATCATGTGCGCGGCTCGAACTTCTGCCACATTGGGGTGACGGCGGATCGGATCGAACGACGCGCCATCGTGATCGGGGCCTTGGATAACCTGACAAAAGGTAGCAGTGGCCAGGCCTTGCAGAACGCCAACCTGATGTTAGGTGAGGACGAGACGCGCGGCCTGATGATGGCGCCCCTGTTCCCGTAA
- a CDS encoding heme lyase CcmF/NrfE family subunit: protein MITELGHFALILAFMVAIVQTIVPMVGAHKRWSGWMAVAEPAANAQFLLTGFAFAALMWAFVTSDFSLRLVVLNSHSAKPMLYKISGTWGNHEGSMLLWVLIVTLFGAMAAWFGGGLPPGLRARVLSVQAAIAVAFFAFILFTSNPFLRMAVPPFDGQDLNPLLQDPGLAFHPPFLYLGYVGLSMSFSFAVAALIEGRVDAAWGRWVRPWTLAAWVFLTIGIALGSWWAYYELGWGGFWFWDPVENASFMPWLLAAALLHSAIVVEKREALKSWTILLAILAFGFSLIGTFIVRSGLLTSVHAFANDPERGVFILLILAFFTGGALTLFAARAQEMEAKGVFGIVSRESALVVNNILLAVSCFVVFFGTMWPIIAEMFFDRKLSVGPPFFNAAFTPFMVLLGLALPIGSMLPWKRGRLGRTAWSLRYAFVLSVALGVLVWAMQTGQSALGPVGLFLGAWVVSGAAMDLWSRTGRTGRLGRLMRLPRADWGKAVAHAGLGITIFAVAGLTAWEEEDIRVVQFNEPFEVGGFTLTLEGVERLPGPNYISTMGFVQLEKDGREIAMLTPEKRDYPVARMPTTEAAIDYRLMRDVYVVIGDQQSNGGWTVRTYIKPFANWIWGGCILMALGGFISLSDRRFRVAAGARKAPEGGVPAE, encoded by the coding sequence ATGATTACAGAACTCGGTCACTTCGCCCTTATCCTGGCCTTCATGGTCGCAATCGTGCAGACGATCGTGCCCATGGTGGGTGCACACAAACGCTGGTCCGGCTGGATGGCTGTGGCGGAACCTGCCGCAAATGCGCAGTTTCTTTTGACTGGGTTTGCGTTTGCCGCGCTGATGTGGGCCTTTGTCACTTCGGATTTTTCGCTGCGCCTGGTGGTGCTCAACAGCCATTCGGCCAAGCCGATGCTTTACAAGATCAGCGGCACATGGGGGAACCACGAAGGCTCAATGCTTCTCTGGGTGCTGATCGTAACCCTGTTTGGTGCCATGGCGGCCTGGTTCGGAGGCGGGTTGCCACCTGGGCTGCGCGCACGGGTATTAAGCGTGCAGGCGGCGATTGCGGTGGCCTTCTTTGCCTTCATCCTGTTTACGTCGAACCCGTTTTTGCGCATGGCAGTTCCCCCATTTGACGGACAGGATCTGAACCCGCTGCTGCAGGACCCTGGCTTGGCCTTCCACCCGCCGTTTCTGTATCTGGGCTATGTGGGCCTGAGCATGTCGTTTTCCTTCGCTGTTGCGGCCTTGATCGAAGGCCGCGTTGACGCCGCGTGGGGCCGTTGGGTGCGTCCATGGACGCTGGCGGCCTGGGTGTTCCTGACCATCGGTATCGCGCTTGGATCGTGGTGGGCTTATTACGAGCTTGGCTGGGGCGGGTTCTGGTTCTGGGATCCGGTAGAAAACGCCTCTTTCATGCCGTGGTTGCTGGCGGCTGCGTTGCTGCATTCCGCCATCGTGGTCGAAAAGCGCGAGGCGCTGAAAAGCTGGACCATCCTGCTGGCGATCTTGGCGTTTGGATTCTCGTTGATCGGGACATTCATCGTGCGCTCGGGGTTGCTGACCTCGGTCCATGCCTTTGCCAATGATCCTGAGCGGGGCGTGTTCATCCTGTTGATCCTGGCATTCTTTACGGGCGGGGCATTGACGCTTTTTGCGGCCCGCGCGCAGGAGATGGAGGCCAAGGGTGTCTTTGGCATTGTCAGCCGTGAAAGCGCGCTGGTGGTGAACAACATCCTGCTCGCAGTCAGCTGTTTCGTTGTGTTCTTTGGCACCATGTGGCCCATCATCGCCGAGATGTTCTTTGACCGAAAACTCTCGGTGGGACCGCCGTTTTTCAACGCTGCGTTCACACCGTTCATGGTTCTGCTGGGTCTGGCGTTGCCGATCGGATCGATGTTGCCGTGGAAACGTGGGCGGCTGGGACGCACGGCCTGGTCATTGCGCTATGCCTTTGTCCTGTCAGTGGCTTTGGGCGTTCTGGTCTGGGCGATGCAGACCGGGCAGAGCGCGCTTGGCCCGGTGGGACTGTTCCTTGGCGCCTGGGTCGTTTCCGGGGCCGCGATGGATCTGTGGAGCCGTACGGGCCGAACCGGTCGCCTGGGGCGTCTGATGCGCCTGCCGCGTGCCGATTGGGGCAAGGCGGTCGCGCATGCGGGTCTGGGCATCACAATTTTCGCCGTCGCCGGTCTGACCGCCTGGGAAGAGGAAGACATTCGTGTTGTCCAGTTCAATGAACCCTTTGAGGTTGGCGGCTTTACCTTGACCCTTGAAGGGGTCGAGCGTTTGCCAGGGCCGAACTACATCTCGACGATGGGGTTCGTGCAGCTTGAAAAGGACGGGCGCGAGATTGCCATGCTGACGCCCGAGAAACGCGATTACCCCGTCGCCCGTATGCCAACGACCGAAGCGGCGATTGACTATCGCCTGATGCGGGACGTTTACGTGGTAATCGGGGATCAGCAGAGCAATGGCGGCTGGACGGTGCGCACCTATATCAAACCCTTTGCCAACTGGATCTGGGGCGGCTGTATCCTGATGGCACTTGGTGGCTTCATCAGCTTGTCTGATCGCCGATTCCGGGTGGCTGCTGGGGCCCGCAAGGCCCCCGAAGGCGGAGTGCCCGCAGAATGA
- a CDS encoding cytochrome c-type biogenesis protein — MIRFLTLCAVLLACALSPLSVGAVEPDEVLDDPVLEQRARDLSQGLRCLVCRNESIDESNADLARDLRLLVRERLVAGDSNEEAIDFIVDRYGEYVLLKPTVTGANWLLWAAGPIMLLIAAGVGFLYLRGRSTAAPVPEEELSDDEAARLKEILKD; from the coding sequence ATGATCCGTTTCCTGACCTTGTGTGCAGTACTGCTGGCTTGCGCCTTGTCGCCGCTGTCTGTTGGGGCCGTTGAACCTGACGAAGTGTTGGATGACCCGGTGCTGGAGCAGCGCGCTCGGGATCTGAGCCAGGGGTTGCGCTGCCTTGTCTGCCGAAACGAGAGCATCGATGAAAGCAACGCCGACCTTGCACGCGATCTGCGGCTATTGGTGCGCGAGCGTCTGGTGGCCGGTGACAGCAACGAAGAGGCCATAGATTTTATCGTCGATCGCTATGGTGAATATGTTTTGTTGAAACCCACGGTCACCGGGGCCAATTGGCTGTTGTGGGCAGCGGGGCCGATCATGTTGCTGATCGCCGCCGGTGTTGGCTTTCTTTACCTGCGTGGCCGCTCGACAGCGGCACCAGTGCCCGAGGAAGAACTGAGCGATGACGAAGCGGCGCGGCTGAAAGAAATTCTCAAGGATTGA
- a CDS encoding holin-associated N-acetylmuramidase, giving the protein MLTVEQIAEEIVAREGGYVNDPDDPGGATKFGVTIHTMRRLGMDLTGDGRVSVADVKALSRTQAVEIFVDHYFNRPRINRLPKIIQPSVFDMYVNAGGNAVKILQRLLRDMGFAVSVDGALGPQTEGAAAKAAEQGALAFRDAYGVARRNYYFRLADQRVQSRKYARTRRGDKGGWIKRAEEFISPRYHLTEAQFQKRVGAWG; this is encoded by the coding sequence ATGCTGACAGTGGAACAGATCGCAGAAGAGATCGTTGCCCGCGAGGGCGGCTATGTGAATGATCCCGATGATCCGGGCGGGGCGACCAAGTTTGGTGTCACGATCCATACAATGCGGCGGTTGGGGATGGATCTAACTGGTGATGGCCGGGTTTCGGTTGCGGACGTCAAGGCGTTGAGCCGGACGCAGGCGGTCGAGATTTTTGTCGATCACTATTTCAACCGTCCCCGGATCAACCGCTTGCCCAAGATCATTCAGCCTTCGGTCTTTGACATGTATGTCAACGCAGGCGGAAATGCGGTGAAAATTCTGCAGCGACTGCTGCGGGACATGGGGTTTGCGGTTTCGGTCGATGGTGCCTTGGGGCCACAGACCGAGGGGGCGGCGGCGAAGGCGGCAGAGCAGGGCGCATTGGCTTTTCGGGATGCTTATGGCGTCGCACGTCGGAACTACTACTTCCGGCTGGCAGACCAGCGCGTACAAAGCCGCAAATACGCCCGTACACGGCGTGGCGATAAAGGCGGCTGGATCAAACGGGCCGAAGAATTCATCTCGCCGCGCTATCACCTGACAGAGGCTCAATTTCAGAAAAGGGTAGGGGCATGGGGTTGA
- a CDS encoding holin family protein: MGLIAGMFELLFGGGRNVVRETAEVFRENAEAGAQRSQTVQAQAMTQFGAEFAVPRKGWFDRFMDGLNRLPRPALALGTLGLFVSAMVDPLWFSARMQGIALVPEPLWWLLGVIVSFYFGARHQAKMQDLQRDLADTMTRAPQVMANIATLQQMRSDSPGAANPIEDQRTVAKAVTPGENPALEDWKALQRTSG; the protein is encoded by the coding sequence ATGGGGTTGATCGCGGGCATGTTTGAGTTGCTGTTTGGGGGCGGGCGCAATGTGGTGCGCGAAACGGCTGAGGTGTTTCGCGAAAACGCCGAAGCCGGAGCGCAGCGCTCGCAAACGGTCCAGGCGCAAGCGATGACCCAATTCGGTGCCGAATTTGCTGTGCCACGCAAGGGCTGGTTTGATCGCTTCATGGATGGGCTCAATCGCTTGCCGCGTCCTGCCCTGGCGCTTGGGACGTTGGGGTTGTTCGTTTCCGCCATGGTCGATCCGCTGTGGTTTTCGGCGCGCATGCAAGGCATTGCGCTGGTGCCGGAGCCACTTTGGTGGCTGCTGGGGGTAATTGTGTCGTTCTATTTCGGCGCGCGTCATCAGGCCAAAATGCAGGACCTGCAACGCGATCTGGCCGACACCATGACCCGCGCGCCGCAGGTCATGGCCAATATCGCGACCTTGCAGCAGATGCGCTCGGACAGTCCCGGTGCAGCGAACCCCATTGAGGATCAACGCACAGTTGCCAAGGCCGTGACCCCGGGCGAGAACCCGGCGCTGGAGGATTGGAAAGCCTTGCAACGCACGTCTGGTTGA
- a CDS encoding glutamate racemase: MAVGIFDSGLGGLTVLNAAQKRLPDVDFLYYADSDHAPYGVRDAEDIFQLTNKAVHHLWDAGCNLVILACNTASAAALRRMQEAGVPEGKRVLGVFVPLIEALTERNWGDNSPPREVETKHVALFATPATVMSRAFQRELAFRAIGVDVEAQACGGVVDAIEDGDMILAEALVRSHVEALQRKMPHPQAAILGCTHYPLMEEAFQTALGPDVKVFSQGRLVADSLADYLDRHPHMLGSGDAGFLTTGNPNRVSDRATQFLRRQITFQAA, encoded by the coding sequence ATGGCAGTAGGTATCTTTGATTCTGGTCTGGGCGGGTTGACTGTCCTGAACGCGGCGCAAAAGCGGCTGCCTGACGTGGATTTTCTGTACTATGCAGACAGCGATCACGCGCCGTATGGCGTGCGTGATGCCGAAGATATCTTTCAGCTCACCAACAAGGCGGTGCATCATCTTTGGGATGCGGGCTGTAACCTGGTGATCCTGGCTTGCAATACCGCCAGTGCGGCGGCGCTGCGCCGGATGCAGGAGGCGGGCGTGCCCGAGGGCAAACGGGTGCTGGGTGTGTTCGTGCCGCTGATCGAAGCACTGACCGAGCGGAACTGGGGCGACAACTCTCCGCCGCGTGAGGTGGAAACCAAGCACGTCGCTTTGTTTGCCACGCCCGCGACCGTGATGAGCCGCGCCTTTCAGCGGGAACTCGCGTTCCGTGCGATTGGTGTGGACGTCGAAGCGCAGGCCTGCGGCGGTGTTGTCGATGCTATCGAAGACGGCGACATGATCCTCGCCGAAGCATTGGTGCGCTCGCATGTCGAAGCGCTGCAACGCAAAATGCCGCACCCCCAAGCGGCTATTCTGGGCTGCACACATTATCCACTGATGGAAGAGGCGTTTCAGACCGCATTGGGCCCGGACGTCAAGGTGTTCAGCCAAGGGCGGCTCGTGGCCGATTCATTGGCCGACTATCTGGATCGTCACCCGCATATGCTGGGTTCTGGCGATGCGGGTTTTCTGACCACGGGCAACCCGAACCGCGTCAGTGACCGGGCGACGCAGTTCCTCCGACGACAAATCACCTTTCAAGCCGCTTGA